A genomic region of Zea mays cultivar B73 chromosome 6, Zm-B73-REFERENCE-NAM-5.0, whole genome shotgun sequence contains the following coding sequences:
- the LOC100284737 gene encoding ASYMMETRIC LEAVES2 isoform X1: MADPSASSVPPVVTMGSVVTVASPPTGGGSTVSAGITGGGKGGPCAGCKYLRRKCQPDCIFAPYFPPDNLDKFAYVHRVFGTSNVIKILNNLQPYQRQYAVNSLVYEAEMRIRDPIYGCVGVVSMLQHRLIRLKKALESASLELSNYQAAEAAAASVAVGPHGVAAAGMADFVGNAVPNCTQNIINAGYSTMASITGAGPFMQQDNFASVQMLAMSFEGENGAAARVGMNGGGGYGFAYSPAMGVGHGVVSGHVQQQQINGGQFLKNSTTGGDYRPTM; the protein is encoded by the exons ATGGCCGACCCGTCAGCATCATCGGTGCCGCCGGTTGTCACCATGGGATCCGTGGTCACTGTGGCCTCGCCGCCCACGGGTGGTGGATCGACGGTCTCTGCAGGTATCACAGGCGGCGGCAAAGGCGGGCCGTGCGCAGGGTGCAAATACCTGCGGCGCAAGTGCCAGCCGGACTGCATATTTGCGCCCTATTTCCCGCCCGACAACCTAGACAAGTTCGCGTACGTGCACCGCGTCTTCGGCACCAGCAACGTGATCAAGATTCTCAACAACCTCCAGCCctaccagcgccagtacgccgtCAATTCGCTCGTTTACGAGGCGGAAATGCGTATCCGCGACCCCATCTACGGCTGCGTCGGCGTCGTCTCCATGCTTCAGCACCGCCTCATACGGCTCAAGAAGGCGCTCGAGAGCGCCAGCTTAGAGCTGTCCAACTACCAG GCGGCTGAAGCCGCGGCGGCCTCTGTGGCCGTGGGACCCCATGGTGTGGCAGCAGCTGGGATGGCAGACTTCGTAGGCAACGCAGTGCCCAATTGCACACAAAACATTATCAATGCCGGGTACTCCACGATGGCGTCGATCACCGGAGCTGGGCCGTTCATGCAGCAAGACAACTTTGCCTCCGTGCAGATGCTGGCCATGAGCTTCGAGGGTGAGAATGGAGCTGCGGCGAGGGTGGGCATGAACGGAGGTGGAGGCTATGGCTTCGCCTACTCGCCGGCCATGGGCGTCGGGCACGGTGTAGTGTCTGGTCATGTGCAGCAGCAGCAGATCAACGGTGGACAGTTCTTGAAAAACAGCACGACGGGCGGGGATTACCGGCCCACTATGTGA
- the LOC100284737 gene encoding ASYMMETRIC LEAVES2 (The RefSeq protein has 1 substitution compared to this genomic sequence): MADPSASSVPPVVTMGSVVTVASPPTGGGSTVSAGITGGGKDGPCAGCKYLRRKCQPDCIFAPYFPPDNLDKFAYVHRVFGTSNVIKILNNLQPYQRQYAVNSLVYEAEMRIRDPIYGCVGVVSMLQHRLIRLKKALESASLELSNYQAAEAAAASVAVGPHGVAAAGMADFVGNAVPNCTQNIINAGYSTMASITGAGPFMQQDNFASVQMLAMSFEGENGAAARVGMNGGGGYGFAYSPAMGVGHGVVSGHVQQQQINGGQFLKNSTTGGDYRPTM; the protein is encoded by the exons ATGGCCGACCCGTCAGCATCATCGGTGCCGCCGGTTGTCACCATGGGATCCGTGGTCACTGTGGCCTCGCCGCCCACGGGTGGTGGATCGACGGTCTCTGCAGGTATCACAGGCGGCGGCAAAGGCGGGCCGTGCGCAGGGTGCAAATACCTGCGGCGCAAGTGCCAGCCGGACTGCATATTTGCGCCCTATTTCCCGCCCGACAACCTAGACAAGTTCGCGTACGTGCACCGCGTCTTCGGCACCAGCAACGTGATCAAGATTCTCAACAACCTCCAGCCctaccagcgccagtacgccgtCAATTCGCTCGTTTACGAGGCGGAAATGCGTATCCGCGACCCCATCTACGGCTGCGTCGGCGTCGTCTCCATGCTTCAGCACCGCCTCATACGGCTCAAGAAGGCGCTCGAGAGCGCCAGCTTAGAGCTGTCCAACTACCAG GCGGCTGAAGCCGCGGCGGCCTCTGTGGCCGTGGGACCCCATGGTGTGGCAGCAGCTGGGATGGCAGACTTCGTAGGCAACGCAGTGCCCAATTGCACACAAAACATTATCAATGCCGGGTACTCCACGATGGCGTCGATCACCGGAGCTGGGCCGTTCATGCAGCAAGACAACTTTGCCTCCGTGCAGATGCTGGCCATGAGCTTCGAGGGTGAGAATGGAGCTGCGGCGAGGGTGGGCATGAACGGAGGTGGAGGCTATGGCTTCGCCTACTCGCCGGCCATGGGCGTCGGGCACGGTGTAGTGTCTGGTCATGTGCAGCAGCAGCAGATCAACGGTGGACAGTTCTTGAAAAACAGCACGACGGGCGGGGATTACCGGCCCACTATGTGA